One Falsihalocynthiibacter arcticus DNA segment encodes these proteins:
- the ileS gene encoding isoleucine--tRNA ligase, producing MCADTPETLNYKSTLNLPKTDFPMRAGLPKREPEWLEKWAKLNVYSQLREKKGRTPFTLHDGPPYANGHLHIGHALNKTIKDVIVRSHQMMGFDARYIPGWDCHGLPIEWKIEEQYRQKGKNKDEVPINDFRAECRKFAQGWVDIQRDEFKRLGITGTWDKPYLTMDFHAERVIAEDFMKFLMNGTLYQGSKPVMWSPVEKTALAEAEIEYHDHKSHAIWVAFKVRSGGDDLADARIVIWTTTPWTIPSNKAIAYNPTIAYGLYRVEATEEESWTAAGDLYLLADDLASEVLTKARATEFTRVREVSASELAGITCSHPLAGFEGANGFWDYDVPVIDGDHVTDDAGTGFVHTAPSHGADDYECFVKRDWLDRMTHNVGEESQFLPHVPLFAGLQVFDQKGKEGKANSTVIDKLVEAGGLIARSRITHSYPHSWRSKAPIIFRNTPQWFAAIDREIGDGKDTHGKTIRERALTEIDNVKWTPQSGRNRLHSMIKSRPDWVLSRQRAWGVPLTCFTRKGALPTDENFLLRDPAVNARIVEIFEAEGADAWYTDGSKDRILGGLQNPEDFDQVFDILDVWFDSGSTHAFVLRDREDGTEDGIADVYLEGTDQHRGWFHSSLLQSCGTNGRAPYRNVVTHGMTLDEKGMKMSKSIGNTIVPEKIIQQYGADILRLWVAQVDYTSDQRIGPEILKGVSDSYRRLRNTMRYMLGSLAEFTEADRMDPADMPELEQLILHRLAELDHEVRKGYAAFDFQGVFQAVFTFSTLDLSAFYFDIRKDALYCDGDTVQRRAARTVLDILFHRLTTWLAPILIFTMEEVWLERFPGEDSSVHLVDFPETPADWLNEPLAAKWDGVRKARRVVTAALEIQRQDKVIGASLEAAPTVHVRDAKVLKALQELPFEDICITSAVSLTNDPLPDEAFRLPEIEGVGVVFELAEGVKCQRCWKTLPDVGKHKHEGVCGRCDAALS from the coding sequence ATGTGCGCCGATACGCCCGAGACTCTGAACTACAAATCTACATTGAACCTGCCCAAAACCGATTTTCCAATGCGTGCAGGCCTGCCCAAACGCGAGCCGGAATGGCTTGAGAAATGGGCGAAACTGAACGTTTACAGCCAGTTGCGCGAGAAAAAGGGTCGTACGCCTTTTACGCTCCACGATGGCCCTCCCTATGCCAATGGCCACCTGCATATCGGCCACGCGTTGAACAAAACGATCAAAGATGTGATCGTGCGCAGCCACCAGATGATGGGCTTTGATGCGCGCTATATTCCCGGTTGGGATTGCCACGGACTTCCGATTGAGTGGAAGATCGAAGAGCAATATCGCCAAAAGGGCAAAAATAAAGACGAAGTCCCAATCAACGACTTCCGTGCCGAATGTCGTAAGTTCGCGCAGGGATGGGTTGATATTCAGCGTGATGAGTTCAAGCGACTGGGCATTACCGGAACGTGGGATAAGCCTTATCTGACGATGGATTTCCACGCCGAGCGCGTGATCGCCGAGGACTTCATGAAGTTCCTAATGAACGGTACGCTCTATCAAGGGTCAAAACCCGTGATGTGGTCGCCAGTTGAGAAAACCGCGTTGGCTGAAGCCGAGATCGAATACCACGATCACAAAAGTCATGCGATTTGGGTGGCGTTTAAAGTACGTTCTGGGGGCGATGATCTTGCCGATGCGCGTATCGTTATCTGGACCACGACGCCTTGGACGATTCCGTCGAACAAGGCTATCGCCTATAACCCGACCATTGCCTATGGGCTGTATCGCGTTGAAGCCACCGAAGAAGAAAGCTGGACGGCGGCGGGTGATCTCTATCTTTTGGCCGACGACCTTGCCTCTGAAGTTCTGACCAAAGCCCGCGCAACCGAGTTCACGCGTGTGCGTGAGGTGAGTGCATCCGAGCTTGCTGGCATTACTTGTAGCCATCCATTGGCCGGTTTTGAAGGCGCGAATGGTTTCTGGGATTACGACGTTCCGGTCATTGATGGGGATCACGTTACGGACGATGCTGGGACGGGGTTTGTTCACACGGCCCCAAGCCACGGTGCTGATGACTATGAATGTTTCGTTAAGCGCGATTGGCTCGACCGCATGACCCATAATGTTGGCGAAGAAAGCCAGTTCTTGCCACATGTTCCGTTGTTCGCGGGCCTTCAAGTCTTTGATCAAAAAGGCAAAGAGGGCAAAGCAAACAGCACCGTTATCGATAAACTGGTTGAAGCTGGTGGCCTGATTGCCCGCAGCCGTATCACGCATAGTTATCCGCACTCGTGGCGTTCAAAAGCGCCCATCATTTTCCGCAACACGCCACAGTGGTTTGCGGCGATTGATCGCGAGATCGGCGACGGCAAAGACACGCATGGCAAAACCATCCGCGAACGTGCCCTCACCGAGATCGACAATGTGAAATGGACGCCCCAATCGGGTCGCAACCGCTTACATTCGATGATCAAGTCACGCCCTGATTGGGTCCTTTCGCGGCAGCGTGCTTGGGGTGTTCCTCTGACGTGTTTCACGCGCAAAGGTGCCTTGCCAACGGATGAGAACTTCCTTCTGCGCGATCCTGCTGTGAACGCACGGATTGTTGAGATATTTGAGGCCGAAGGGGCGGATGCTTGGTATACTGATGGCTCCAAAGACCGGATTCTCGGCGGTTTGCAAAACCCAGAAGACTTCGATCAAGTATTTGATATTCTTGATGTTTGGTTTGATTCGGGCTCTACACACGCCTTCGTTCTTCGGGACCGTGAAGATGGTACCGAGGATGGCATTGCAGATGTTTATCTAGAGGGTACAGACCAGCATCGCGGCTGGTTCCACAGCTCACTTTTGCAAAGCTGCGGCACTAATGGGCGCGCGCCTTATCGCAACGTTGTCACGCACGGCATGACCTTGGACGAGAAGGGCATGAAGATGTCCAAATCCATCGGCAACACAATCGTTCCCGAAAAAATCATCCAACAATATGGCGCTGATATCCTACGTCTTTGGGTTGCTCAGGTCGATTATACCTCTGATCAACGTATCGGTCCTGAGATCCTGAAAGGCGTGTCTGACAGCTATCGTCGTTTGCGCAATACGATGCGGTATATGTTGGGATCGTTGGCGGAATTCACCGAAGCGGATCGCATGGATCCCGCGGACATGCCCGAGTTGGAGCAGTTAATTTTGCACCGTTTGGCCGAGTTGGACCATGAGGTGCGCAAGGGATATGCGGCGTTTGATTTCCAAGGTGTATTCCAAGCGGTCTTTACCTTTTCAACGCTCGATCTTTCGGCGTTCTATTTCGATATTCGCAAAGACGCGCTTTATTGCGATGGCGATACGGTACAGCGTCGGGCTGCGCGGACGGTTTTGGACATTTTGTTCCATCGCCTGACAACTTGGCTGGCACCGATCCTGATCTTTACGATGGAAGAAGTTTGGCTTGAACGCTTCCCCGGTGAGGACAGTTCCGTGCATTTGGTGGACTTCCCCGAAACACCTGCGGATTGGTTGAACGAGCCATTGGCGGCCAAATGGGACGGGGTGCGTAAGGCCCGTCGTGTTGTGACTGCTGCGCTTGAAATCCAGAGGCAAGACAAAGTGATTGGCGCGAGTCTTGAAGCCGCTCCCACGGTTCACGTTCGGGACGCCAAAGTTTTGAAGGCGCTTCAAGAGTTGCCGTTTGAGGACATTTGCATCACGTCGGCGGTGTCGTTGACCAATGATCCGCTGCCAGACGAGGCCTTCCGCCTTCCCGAAATCGAAGGTGTTGGCGTTGTGTTTGAACTTGCCGAGGGTGTGAAATGCCAACGGTGTTGGAAAACGCTTCCTGATGTTGGGAAGCACAAGCACGAAGGTGTTTGTGGCCGTTGCGATGCGGCACTGAGCTAG
- a CDS encoding group III truncated hemoglobin, whose protein sequence is MASKLARFDITPDEIARVVAAFYFRIRADDILGPIFIGRLGNSTEVWRPHEAKIAAFWSNAILFDRAYSGNPMQVHMGVPEIKPEHFALWLELFDNVLEKELKPETAQAFSALAHRIGRGLRMGVQAVRQPKDGPPIF, encoded by the coding sequence ATGGCTTCCAAGCTCGCCCGTTTTGACATAACCCCAGACGAGATTGCCCGCGTGGTAGCCGCGTTCTATTTCCGCATTCGTGCGGATGACATTTTGGGGCCGATTTTTATCGGCCGCTTAGGAAATTCCACCGAGGTTTGGCGCCCCCACGAAGCAAAAATCGCCGCGTTCTGGAGCAATGCAATTCTGTTTGATCGCGCGTATTCTGGTAATCCGATGCAGGTTCATATGGGCGTGCCAGAAATCAAACCAGAACATTTTGCTCTTTGGTTGGAGCTTTTTGACAACGTCTTGGAAAAAGAATTGAAGCCGGAAACCGCACAGGCTTTTTCCGCCCTCGCCCACCGAATTGGTCGCGGATTGCGCATGGGCGTCCAGGCCGTCAGACAACCAAAAGACGGGCCTCCGATCTTTTAG
- a CDS encoding YcjF family protein has protein sequence MTSDDKPVLVELDVEEVLSPADAPIILETSEATMQRAARFATRPRSRIGSLFWGLLAALLGAFVSVAVWDFITSLLARNEVLGGAVLAITLAFSAVLCAVILREMAGFLRLGRIDSLQKEAAEVQASHDIGRAKHFAGKLQKLYKNRHDAEWGLAAFHERAEDQFDATDLMSLAENKILAPLDAEAILEIQSAARQVATVTAFVPMAFADVIAALTMNMRMIRRIAEIYGGRAGTLGSWRLTKVVLSHLVATGAVAVGDDLIGSIAGGGVMSKVSRRFGEGIINGALTARVGVAALEVCRPMPFVTQKRPRVTTLVQRAMAGLFPGKKNGDTTGS, from the coding sequence TTGACCTCAGATGATAAGCCTGTCCTCGTTGAACTGGACGTTGAGGAGGTTCTTTCTCCCGCCGATGCGCCGATAATATTGGAAACTTCCGAGGCCACAATGCAGCGCGCTGCACGGTTTGCCACACGTCCGCGCTCCCGCATTGGCTCGCTGTTCTGGGGATTGCTGGCCGCACTTCTTGGCGCGTTTGTTTCGGTGGCTGTTTGGGACTTTATCACGAGTTTATTGGCACGAAATGAAGTTCTTGGCGGTGCGGTGCTTGCGATCACTTTGGCATTTTCAGCTGTTTTGTGCGCGGTCATCCTGCGCGAAATGGCTGGTTTTTTGCGACTGGGGCGGATTGATTCGTTGCAAAAAGAGGCGGCTGAAGTGCAGGCCTCGCATGACATCGGTCGCGCGAAGCATTTTGCGGGGAAATTGCAAAAACTCTATAAAAACCGCCACGACGCGGAATGGGGACTCGCGGCCTTTCATGAACGCGCGGAGGATCAGTTTGATGCCACTGACCTTATGTCGTTGGCCGAGAACAAAATTCTGGCTCCTTTGGATGCCGAGGCTATTTTGGAAATTCAGTCTGCAGCCCGCCAAGTTGCGACCGTGACGGCCTTTGTGCCGATGGCTTTTGCGGACGTCATCGCCGCGTTAACGATGAATATGCGCATGATCCGACGGATTGCAGAAATATACGGTGGCCGTGCGGGAACGCTTGGATCGTGGCGGTTAACCAAAGTGGTTTTAAGCCACCTTGTTGCGACGGGGGCGGTGGCCGTTGGAGATGACTTGATCGGATCGATTGCAGGTGGGGGCGTGATGTCAAAAGTGTCGCGCCGATTTGGGGAAGGCATCATTAATGGCGCACTTACGGCCCGCGTGGGCGTTGCCGCTCTTGAGGTTTGCCGGCCAATGCCCTTTGTCACGCAGAAGCGTCCACGCGTTACGACGCTGGTTCAGCGGGCTATGGCTGGCTTGTTTCCCGGGAAAAAAAATGGCGACACAACAGGCAGCTAA
- the truA gene encoding tRNA pseudouridine(38-40) synthase TruA, with amino-acid sequence MPRFALKIEYQGTPFYGWQRQKTLPSVQQAIEDALLKIDPTNKGIAAAGRTDAGVHATGQVAHCDLARHWDSFRLAEALNYHLKPNPIAIVNAAPVADNFHARFWALERRYMYRLISRRAPLTFEAGRIWRVPHLLSRDAMQEGANYLLGKHDFTTFRSTLCQAPSPVRTLDELTVEEIPLADGTEFRFHVRARAFLHNQVRSFVGTLERVGGGSWAPIDVKTALETRRRDVCGPVAPSQGLYLREVCYETDPFAGHTAGESNEGTP; translated from the coding sequence ATGCCTCGTTTTGCACTAAAAATCGAATATCAAGGGACACCGTTTTACGGGTGGCAGCGGCAAAAGACGCTCCCTTCCGTACAGCAGGCCATTGAAGATGCTCTTCTGAAAATCGACCCGACCAATAAAGGGATTGCGGCCGCAGGGCGCACCGATGCGGGCGTTCATGCGACCGGCCAAGTCGCGCATTGCGATCTCGCGCGCCATTGGGATTCCTTTCGATTGGCCGAGGCGTTGAATTACCACCTCAAGCCCAACCCGATTGCGATTGTAAACGCGGCCCCCGTTGCGGATAATTTCCACGCGCGATTTTGGGCGCTAGAACGGCGGTACATGTACCGTCTTATTTCACGCCGAGCCCCTCTGACGTTTGAAGCAGGAAGAATCTGGCGCGTGCCCCACCTCTTGAGTCGGGACGCGATGCAAGAAGGCGCGAATTACCTGCTCGGAAAACATGATTTCACGACCTTTCGCTCAACCCTTTGCCAAGCCCCTTCCCCCGTTCGCACCCTCGATGAATTGACCGTCGAGGAAATCCCTTTGGCGGACGGCACCGAGTTCCGCTTTCACGTTCGTGCACGCGCATTTTTACACAATCAGGTACGCAGCTTTGTCGGCACGTTAGAGCGCGTCGGCGGCGGAAGTTGGGCCCCTATTGATGTGAAAACCGCACTCGAAACCCGCAGAAGAGACGTTTGTGGGCCTGTCGCCCCCTCGCAAGGTCTATATTTGCGAGAAGTGTGCTATGAAACTGACCCCTTTGCGGGCCACACTGCAGGCGAATCAAACGAGGGAACCCCATGA
- the pth gene encoding aminoacyl-tRNA hydrolase — protein sequence MKLFVGLGNPGAKYAQNRHNIGFMALNAIASDHGFAPWKSKFQGSVSEGKLGSEKIILLKPETFMNLSGQSVGEAMRFYKLTPDDVIVFHDELDLVPGKIRVKQGGGHAGHNGLRSMHQHIGDTYGRVRMGIGHPGHKDRVAGYVLHDFAKSEQNWLEDVLRGVCDGAVDLAKGDSGRFMNAVALRVQAPRETEAKPANKPQKTAPKEKPEVKDTRSGLQKLADRFRS from the coding sequence ATGAAACTTTTTGTCGGCCTTGGAAATCCCGGTGCGAAATACGCGCAAAATCGCCATAACATCGGTTTTATGGCGCTGAATGCAATCGCGTCGGATCACGGTTTTGCGCCATGGAAAAGTAAGTTTCAAGGCTCTGTGAGCGAAGGTAAATTGGGGAGCGAAAAGATCATCCTCCTCAAGCCCGAAACCTTCATGAACCTGTCGGGCCAATCCGTCGGCGAAGCCATGCGTTTTTACAAACTCACGCCAGACGACGTGATCGTTTTTCACGACGAGCTCGATCTTGTGCCAGGAAAAATTCGGGTAAAACAAGGCGGAGGACATGCGGGCCACAATGGTTTGCGCTCAATGCATCAACATATCGGCGATACATATGGACGGGTTCGCATGGGCATCGGCCACCCGGGTCACAAGGATCGTGTCGCGGGATATGTTTTGCATGATTTCGCAAAGTCGGAGCAAAACTGGCTCGAGGATGTACTGCGCGGAGTTTGCGATGGGGCCGTTGATCTTGCCAAAGGGGATAGTGGACGTTTTATGAACGCTGTCGCCCTGCGCGTTCAAGCGCCCCGCGAGACGGAAGCGAAGCCTGCGAACAAGCCGCAAAAGACAGCCCCCAAAGAAAAACCCGAGGTGAAAGATACACGCTCGGGTCTTCAAAAACTCGCCGATAGATTCCGCAGCTAG